The segment AAGGACACCATCCATTAGCTAATTATTCTCTTGTTGTAACTACTCAGCAAAGAAAATATTCGACCACCCCGTCCCGCCACCGTCAAACGGTAGCGGGACACCCCTCCTTATTAAGGAAGGGAAATTTTCTACCCTTTTAAAGGGGAGATGTCCCGATGAATGTCATTCATCGGGACAGAGGAGTTGTATAAAAACACAATAGCTGAATAATTACCTCTTGTTATATTCTCAATATAGGTGAAGGAAGAGAGAAGGTCAATGATGCCCGACCGTTGGTAGTGACTCAATTTTGTGCGGTCAGGACTTACGTCCTGACCGATAATATTGAATGTCAGGAAGAAATTCCTGACATCACAGTCAATTGAATTAAACTGAGTCACTGCCCGACCGTTAGCGCTTCTTCAAGAAGGTCATAATTCGTTCATTGAACTCCTGAGTGTTCTCCAAATTGCTCATATGAGCGGCATAAGGCAGTATGTGCAGTTCTGATCCGTCAATCATAGTATGCATCGTTTGTGCATCGGAGGGCGGCGTTAACTTATCATGCTCTCCGACAATAATGCATGTTGGAATGTGAATAGAAGAAAGAGCCGGTGTTGTGTCGGTGCGGGAACCAAGCGCAAGTAAAGTTCCACAAATACCGCGCGGAGAGTTCGAGCAAATTATTTGTTTGATGAATGCAATAACGTTTGGATTCCTCTCGAAGGTCTTGTCCCAGAAAATGTTTTTCACAAAGTCCTCTGCAAATGCTGGAACGCCTGCCGCCTTAACTGCCTGCATAGTCACCGTGCGGTTTATTTTTGCGGCGTTTGTGTCAGGTTCGCTTTTAGTATCGCACAGAATTAAGCCGCAGACTCTCTCCGGATATTTTTCGAAGGTGCGCAGTGCAATGTACCCCCCCATGGAAAGTCCGCAGAGTATAGCTTTAGTGATGAAAAGATGGTCGAGTAATGCGACTAAATCTTCGACGAAGAGTTCTATTGTAAATTGACCATCGCCGACATCGCTCTCACCGTGACCGCGCACGTCATATGCAATAGTATGGATATTGTTTGGCATGACATTCATTTGCGGTTCCCACATTTCGTGGCTGAATGGAAAACCATGAATGAACACAACCGGTAAACCTTGCGGCATACCGCGTTCTTCGTAGTTGATTGCAATATCGTTGAGGATGACTTTCATCTTGGTAGATTCTTCTCACGTTGTAGGTGTGTGTAGATATCTGTAAGGATTGTTGTTGCCGCGTTCGGTTTGGCTAAATGATGAGCCGCAGTGCGTGCATGTGCGAGCATCGATGGTAATTCGAGAATTCGTCTGAGTTTATAGGATAGGTTGGAAATATTAATCGCCTTCCAGCCGGCACCATGTTCAATGATCATATCACTGTTACGACTCTCCTGGCCGGGAATCGGATCAACAATGAGCATAGGCAACGATTTTGCCATCGCTTCGGATGAAGTAAGTCCGCCTGCCTTTGAGATGAGTATATCAGAGGCATCCATTAATTCGTGGATGTTGGTGATGAAACCGAAAATGCTCGGGTTGATGTGCTCCGGGAAATGCATTGTTTGCAATTCGCCGCGTACTTTGTCGTTCTTTCCACACACAACCAAGAGATTAAATTTTGTTCCTGGAAAAGCCGACAGTGTCTTGACAGTTTGTTCAACAATATCCTTTACACGTCCAATGCCGTAACCGCCCGAAAGCACCATCACGGTGAAACGTTTTGGATCGATACCAAGCTTTTTACGGGCGATGGAAGGTTTCTCTTGTAATTGGAATTCAGGCATCACGGGAATTCCTGCAATCTTGATCTTTTCATGTGGCACTTGTTTTGATTGAAGCTGCCATGCCGATTCCTCATGAAACACGAAGTATCGTTCGACAATGGAATCGACCCAAAGTTGATGGATATCGAAATCCGTTGTTACGGCAAAAACCGGAGCGGTGATACCATTCTTTCGTAATGTGCTTGAAACGGAAATGTAGGGGAGGAAGTGTGTACAGATAATAGCATCGGGATTGAGCTCACGGAGAGCTTGAAGATAACGTTTGTAGTTAAATTGATCGAATGACTTGATAAATCCTTTCTTTTCATAAGGTTTTCTCTCGGATTGCTGGTAGAGATATCCCCATAATTCCGGTGCTCGATTTACCATTTGAAGATATGATTCGGAATAAAGTCGTTTGAATAGCTTTGAAGTGAAATCGAGCACATCATAATGTTCGGTGCGGATAGGGAGTCCAGTCAACGGAGCTGTGCAACGCAGTGCCTCTGCTGCACGCATGTGTCCGGCCCCGCCGGAACAAGAGAGAATGAGAAAGAAGAGTTCTCGACTCAATTGTTTTGGCTGTTGGTGATGGATCTTCATAGAATTGCTAATTGGAGATGTTTCACTTCAAACGTTTTACTATTCGATTAGACAAACTCTATCAAGAAGAAACGAAAACTCCTCCTCTTATGCAACTGAAAAGGAGGAGTTTCTATCGGAGGTAAATCCGGGGAATTATTTTCTTTGATTTATCGGAATATAATTGCGTTCATCGCTGCCAAGGTACACCTGACGCGGGCGTGCGATTTTTTGCTCCGGATCGTTAATCATTTCCAGCCACTGTACAATCCAACCTGCAGCGCGCGGAATAGCAAAAAGGACGGTAAAGAAATCCGGGGAAAAACCCATTGCTTGATAAATGATACCTGAATAGAAATCGACATTCGGATATAATTTGCGTTTCACGAAATATTCATCCTGCAAAGCGATTCGTTCAAGCTCAAGGGCAATATCTAAAAGAGGATTTCGGCCGGTGACTTCAAAGACTTGATCGGCCGTCTGCTTGATAATTTTTGCGCGCGGGTCATAGTTCTTATACACCCGATGTCCGAATCCCATCAATCGCTTTTCGCCTTTCCCTTCTTTTACTTCTTTGATAAAAGCAGGAATGTGATCCTTGGAGCCAATTTCTTTCAACATGATAAGCACTTGTTCGTTGGCACCGCCATGGAGAGTGCCATTAAGCGCGCTCAGTGCTCCGGACATAGAGACGTACGGATCAGCCTGTGAACTTCCAATGGCGCGCATTGCACTCGTGCTGCAATTCTGTTCGTGGTCAGCATGGAGGATGAAGAGAATATCTAATGCGCGTTCAAGCACAGGGTTGGGTGTATATTTTTGACCGTTCGATTTATACAACATGTTTAAAAAATTGCCTGTATAACTTAATCCATTTTCTGGCTCAACAGGAGCAAGTCCTTTTCCATGACGGAAACACCATGCACCGAGTGTTGGCATCTTCCCGATGAGACGATAGATGTGCAGATGCCTGCTCGCAGGATCGGAAATTTTGCGTGATTCGGGATAATAGGTCGAAAGTGCAGCAACAAGACTTCCGAGCATTCCCATCGGGTGTGCATCCTGGCGAAATCCTGATAAAGCTTTTTTCA is part of the Ignavibacteriales bacterium genome and harbors:
- a CDS encoding glycosyltransferase — translated: MKIHHQQPKQLSRELFFLILSCSGGAGHMRAAEALRCTAPLTGLPIRTEHYDVLDFTSKLFKRLYSESYLQMVNRAPELWGYLYQQSERKPYEKKGFIKSFDQFNYKRYLQALRELNPDAIICTHFLPYISVSSTLRKNGITAPVFAVTTDFDIHQLWVDSIVERYFVFHEESAWQLQSKQVPHEKIKIAGIPVMPEFQLQEKPSIARKKLGIDPKRFTVMVLSGGYGIGRVKDIVEQTVKTLSAFPGTKFNLLVVCGKNDKVRGELQTMHFPEHINPSIFGFITNIHELMDASDILISKAGGLTSSEAMAKSLPMLIVDPIPGQESRNSDMIIEHGAGWKAINISNLSYKLRRILELPSMLAHARTAAHHLAKPNAATTILTDIYTHLQREKNLPR
- a CDS encoding citrate synthase, translated to MANTLTITDNRTGKQYELPIEHDTIRAMDLRKIKVKDDDFGMMTYDPAFMNTASCISKITYIDGDKGILRYRGYPIDQLAEKSSHLEVAYLLMHGELPTTSQLIEWTNTIMSHSAVVDQLKKALSGFRQDAHPMGMLGSLVAALSTYYPESRKISDPASRHLHIYRLIGKMPTLGAWCFRHGKGLAPVEPENGLSYTGNFLNMLYKSNGQKYTPNPVLERALDILFILHADHEQNCSTSAMRAIGSSQADPYVSMSGALSALNGTLHGGANEQVLIMLKEIGSKDHIPAFIKEVKEGKGEKRLMGFGHRVYKNYDPRAKIIKQTADQVFEVTGRNPLLDIALELERIALQDEYFVKRKLYPNVDFYSGIIYQAMGFSPDFFTVLFAIPRAAGWIVQWLEMINDPEQKIARPRQVYLGSDERNYIPINQRK
- a CDS encoding alpha/beta fold hydrolase; its protein translation is MKVILNDIAINYEERGMPQGLPVVFIHGFPFSHEMWEPQMNVMPNNIHTIAYDVRGHGESDVGDGQFTIELFVEDLVALLDHLFITKAILCGLSMGGYIALRTFEKYPERVCGLILCDTKSEPDTNAAKINRTVTMQAVKAAGVPAFAEDFVKNIFWDKTFERNPNVIAFIKQIICSNSPRGICGTLLALGSRTDTTPALSSIHIPTCIIVGEHDKLTPPSDAQTMHTMIDGSELHILPYAAHMSNLENTQEFNERIMTFLKKR